A genomic region of Sciurus carolinensis chromosome 7, mSciCar1.2, whole genome shotgun sequence contains the following coding sequences:
- the LOC124987998 gene encoding gametogenetin-binding protein 1-like — translation MEAPTRTPRSRSRILGRSSVFRFFRSLVGSKGSPKSSDKALARGQLCLLQEQDTTSLKTGLQGGSGWREPGPLASLPCTLSVAVPRGSSHLLRHEAFGLGMGDMGTQTTNPKGILRLTAQGVEVKSFLPRGSLEVPGNLSEKDENRNKEAESAGEASGNSEVLNRSHFAQALEVEQECLPKNTGLLEVSPEAFTREEEEEEACLLDGDLRLASSKAGTPWNRLLGLYKQLQKSTIAKVCGDLAHPQIPLKEGLPHEEKREEEEMEEEDSSFKLCVPSIVSFQSPLHKTFRSTDTVGFVESELKKLLAVQREARLWKMGSLEGRELLTQPEMTLEEAGMVDGQHLLLEEVDEMGNWPPPE, via the exons ATGGAGGCCCCAACTCGAACCCCTAGATCACGGTCACGAATTTTGGGCCGCTCCTCGGTGTTCCGCTTTTTCCGAAGCTTGGTGGGGAGCAAGGGCAGCCCAAAGAGCTCGGACAAGGCCCTGGCCAGGGGCCAGTTGTGCCTGCTACAAGAGCAGGACACCACCTCCCTGAAGACAGGCCTCCAGGGGGGCTCCGGGTGGAGGGAGCCAGGGCCACTTGCCTCGCTGCCCTGTACCCTCTCAGTGGCCGTCCCCAGGGGCTCCTCGCACTTGTTACGGCATGAGGCCTTTGGGCTGGGCATGGGGGACATGGGCACCCAGACCACTAACCCCAAAGGGATCCTGAGGCTTACGGCCCAGGGTGTAGAAGTGAAGTCATTCCTGCCCAGAGGAAGCCTGGAGGTGCCCGGCAATCTGTCAGAGAAGGACGAGAACCGCAACAAGGAAGCGGAGTCAGCAGGGGAGGCCTCTGGGAATTCAGAGGTTTTAAACAG GAGCCACTTTGCTCAGGCCCTGGAGGTGGAGCAAGAATGCCTGCCCAAGAACACCGGGCTGCTGGAAGTCAGCCCTGAGGCCTTcaccagggaggaggaggaggaggaggcgtgcCTACTTGATG GAGATCTCAGGCTGGCCTCATCCAAGGCAGGAACCCCCTGGAACCGCCTCCTCGGTTTGTACAAGCAGCTCCAGAAATCGACCATTGCCAAGGTCTGTGGGG ACTTGGCACATCCTCAGATTCCTCTCAAGGAAGGGTTGCCCCatgaggagaaaagggaggaagaggaaatggaggaagAGGACAGTTCATTCAAGCTTTGTGTCCCAAGCATTGTCAGCTTCCAGTCACCACTGCATAAGACTTTTAGGTCCACGGATACAGTGG GTTTTGTGGAGTCTGAGTTGAAGAAACTTCTGGCAGTACAGCGAGAGGCTCGCCTCTGGAAGATGGGCAGCCTCGAGGGCCGGGAGCTGCTGACCCAGCCAGAGATGACCCTGGAGGAGGCCGGCATGGTGGATGGCCAG CACTTGCTCCTTGAGGAGGTGGATGAGATGGGAAACTGGCCTCCTCCAGAGTGA
- the Bak1 gene encoding bcl-2 homologous antagonist/killer: protein MASGQGPGPPSEECREPTSDSEQQVARDTEEVFRSYVFHRHRQEQEAEGAAAPVDPEMIALPLEPTSTMGQVGRQLAIIGDDINRRYDSEFQSMLQQLQPTAANAYELFTKIASSLFESGINWGRVVALLGFGYRLALHVYQRGLTGFLGQVTRFVADFMLHRCIARWIAQRGGWVAALDLGNGPIRNVLVVLAVVLLGQFVVRRFFKS from the exons ATGGCATCTGGGCAAGGTCCAGGTCCTCCCAGTGAAGAGTGTAGAGAGCCAACCTCCGATTCTG AGCAGCAGGTAGCCCGGGACACGGAGGAGGTTTTCCGCAGTTATGTTTTTCATCGCCATCGGCAGGAGCAGGAGGCCGAAGGGGCGGCTGCCCCTGTTGACCCAGAGATGATTGCCTTGCCCCTAGAACCTACCAG TACCATGGGGCAGGTGGGTCGGCAGCTCGCCATCATCGGTGACGACATCAACCGGCGCTATGACTCCGAGTTTCAGAGCATGCTGCAACAACTGCAGCCTACAGCCGCAAATGCCTATGAACTCTTCACCAAGATCGCCTCCAG CCTGTTTGAGAGTGGCATCAACTGGGGCCGTGTGGTGGCTCTCCTGGGCTTTGGCTATCGCCTGGCCTTACACGTCTACCAGCGAGGCCTGACAGGCTTCTTGGGCCAAGTGACCCGCTTTGTGGCCGACTTCATGTTGCACCGCTGCATCGCCCGGTGGATCGCGCAGAGAGGAGGCTGG GTGGCAGCCCTGGACTTGGGCAACGGTCCAATCCGGAATGTGCTGGTGGTTCTGGCTGTGGTTCTGTTGGGTCAGTTTGTGGTACGAAGATTCTTCAAGTCATGA